The Hydrogenobacter sp. T-2 region CACCAAGAGCCTTCAAAGCTATAAAGAGAGCTACAGTCCCAGAGCAAACAGTAAACATATGCTTTACGCCAAGGTATTGGGCAAACTCCTCTTGAAAAAGAGAAGTCCACTTACCCCTCGTTATCTGCCCACTTTCCAAGATCTCAAGCACAAGCTCCTTTTCCTCTTGTGTAAACCTCTGCTCAATAATTTTAATCATAATCAAACCAATATACGCCTAATACCATTGCAAAGTTGCGAAAGGTAAAGTATAGCAGGTCTATAGCCAATGCAAATTTTCACAAGACCTTAAGCAAAGTTTCCAATCTCTCTGCGTCAGTGAAGCTGGTGGACAAGTCCGCTGTAGGATGCCCATATAGACCGCAAAGGGAGACCACCTTTGTGTCTGTGTGCTTTTTCAAAAGCCTTATTACAAAGTCCGTTCTATAGCAATGGACTCCCACAAGCACCGTTAGGTCATGTTTCCCGTGCAGGACCGCATGGTGTGGGTTTGGTGGGTCCATCTCCACCGCAGGGTCATAATTTTTGAGCTTTGGTCTGTAGTCAGGCAAAGCCTTTATGTTAAACTTCCCTACCTTTTCTATCAGTTCCCTTACAAGCCTTGCCTTATTTTGTAGCTCCTTATCTCCAAAATCCCAAAAGAGCAAGGGTCCCACCACCAGCGTGGGTTTTTCCGATTCCCTTATCCACTTTGCAAGGGTTTCAAAGGCTTGCTGGTAGCTAAGGACTTCTTCTCCTATGGTTGCCTCTCCGAGGAAAACCTCCCTTTGCATAGAGGTTCTTGTCCTGTCCTCCTCAGGCGTCGGCACTGCCTTAGGCTTTTTGTAATAGGAGGGTTTAAAGTCCGCAAGGTAAGGTGAAAAGTCAAAGCTAAGCTCTCTTTTGCCAAAATCCTCTTTCACATCTTCCTTTATGGAGAGACTGCTATAGAGGTCTTCTTTTATGAGGTCAAGCTCCACTGTAAACTCTCCATGATATGCCTTTTCTTCCTCTTCCACTCCAAGACTGTAGCAAGTGGTCCCTACTATATCAAAAAGCACACCCTTGGCACCTTCTTGAGAAGCCTTTCTGAATATCTCATACCGCTTTTCGTAAAACTCATAACAGCAGTGTCCTATATAGGTGTATCCATTCTGAGCACACCAAAGGAGCGTATCCCTCAAAAGCTCAAAGGAGGTTATAGTAATAGGTATCATGCCCTTTTGGTAGGCGAGCCTGTAGGCATCTCCCACCGTGCAACCTCCACACTCCCCACAGTCATCAAGATGTCTGTAGTCGCACCAGCGAGGCTTGGCGCAATAAGGCAGAAGCATAACCTTAGCCTTTTCTATGTTTTCTATAAGCCCACCACCTATGGACGCTATTATGTTATTCAGTCTTTTTTTTTCTATACCCAAGTCTATTCCCTCTATTTTCCGCAGAGGGAAAAGCACAGCCTCTACAAGGTCATCCACTGTAAGGTTTAGCCCTTCCCAGTCCCTTTGAGAGAAAAACTCCCTTATTCTCTTTTCCACATCCACTATGGGTGTGTGCTTTAGATAAGCCTCAAGGTCGTATATGAGCCTTTGAGGTCTCACGAAAAAGTCTCCGTTTATTATTACCTGTTGGAGGACCTTGCTCTGCAGGTCCACCTTGGCAGAAACCCTAAAGGTTCCACCAGGGCATCTGTATATGCCATAGAGCATTTCACTATCTTCAGGTGCTTTCTTTACATGATAGACCCAATCATCACTTCTAAAATAGTCCCTTTTTTCTTCAAGTAGCCTTATCTCCTCCTGTGTAAGGTCTCCCCACTCAAATTCAATGTTGAGTTCTTCCCTTAGACCCTCAAGAAGTGCGGAAAAAACCTCTTCCTTGGGAGGCAAATACCCCAAAGCCCTCTTTACCCACTCAACCCTGTCCTCTGCGGATTTTATACCCTTTGAAGTGAGCTTTTCTACAGGAATCTGCAGGGACTTTAGCATCCTTTCCACGTTAAAGTCCATAAGCACCGTTCCTTGATATAGGAAAGCTCTGCCTTCAAAAACTCCACCTGTGCCAGATATCTTTCTGCCCTCCACCTCTATGTCATTTCTTGGTCTAAACTCCGCCCTTATTCCAAGTTTTTGAAGTCCCTTTGCCACACCGGTGCATATTTTCCTTGTAAGCTCTTCGTAGCTAAGGTTTCCAAGCTGGTCGGTGGTGGCTATAACCTCCCAACCTATCTGCGTTTCGTCAAAGTATATGGCACCACCGCCTGTTATCCTTCTTCCTACCTCTATGCCCTCTCTTTGTGTATATTCAAACCTTACCTCTTGCTCCACAGCTTGATGAAAGCCCACAAGCACGCACTCAGGTTTAAACTGCAAAAACCTTATAGTGGGTGGAATTTTACCTTCGGACATTAAGTCCAGCATTATCCTATCAAGTGCTATGTTCTCATAGTGAGGTCTTTGACCTGTATACAAAACTCGCCACATACCTGCCTCCTTTTTAAGTTCAAGTAAATTTTAGGCTTTTGTGTGGATTGTTTTTGTGATATGCGTCAGATTATCTCAAGAAAGGTTGTGGTAGGCTTTTAACAGGTTATGAGTTTTCTTGTCAAGTTTCAAAGCCTTTGGGTCATCTTTGCTGTCCTTTTGGGTTTGTATTTGAGTAGGTTTGAGGCTATAAGGGAAGTCTCTGGCTACCTTATAACGCCCTCCTTGGTTCTCATGCTCTTTGGTCTATTTCTTGGCATGCCCCTTAGGGAAGTGTTAGATGCTTACAGAAACCGTAGGTTTTTCCTTATAAGCCTGATGGTTAACTTTCTCATTACCCCTGCGGTTGCATATCTTCTTGGGTATATATTCCTAAGGGAAAATACAGCCCTCTGGATAGGCTTTGTGATGCTCTTAGTCACTCCTTGCACTGACTGGTATCTTATCTTCACCGCCATGGCAGGTGGAAACCTACCCCTTAGCACCTCTATACTACCCGTAAACTTTTTTATGCAGGTAGCCCTTTTACCTCTTTATCTGGAGCTGTTCTTTTCTAAGGAAGGTTTCGTTAACTTCTGGTCCATTTTGGAAAGCATAGCCTTTGTGATAGTGTTGCCCCTTCTTACTGCCCAAGCTCTCAGAAGGTTAAGGTTTTCGGAGAGGCTTTCCTTCTTAGTGAATTTTCAAAGCCTTTTTCTCTTTATTGCCATCGTATCCATGTTTGCCTCTCAAGGTCAGGCTATAACCCACAACCCCTTTTTGCTTTTGAAAATGCTTCCACCTCTTCTTATCTTCTTTCTCTTTGCCTTTTTATTAGGTATTTTTCTTGGACGCCTTTTACTCAGGAGCTACCAAAACACTGCCAGCTTGACCCTTACCCTAATGGCAAGGAACTCACCCATAGCTTTGGCTATAGCCCTTACCGCCTTTGAGAACGAACCCCTTATAGCCCTTGCCTTGGTGATAGGACCCTTGGTAGAACTGCCCGTGCTCTTTTTAGCAGTAAGAGGGCTTTTACTCTTAAAGAAATTGAGCTTATAATTTTCCCATGCAAAAGCCTTGGGAAGGCAGGTTTAAAGAAAAAACAGAGGAGTTTGTGGAGAGGTTTACCCAGTCGGTAAGTTTTGACAAGGAGCTTGCCCTGTGGGATATAAAACAAAGCAAAGCCCACGTAAAAACCCTACAAAAGGCTGGAGTGCTTACAGAAGAAGAAGCCCAAAAACTCCTTCTTGGTCTTGAAGACATAGAAAAGGACATAAAGGAAGGAAGTTTTGACTTCAAGCAGGAGCTGGAAGATGTGCATATGAACATAGAGGCGGAGCTCATAAGAAGGCTTGGAGAAGTGGGAGGAAAGCTACACACCGCAAGAAGTAGAAACGACCAAGTGGCTACCGACGAAAGGCTATACATAAAGGACAAGCTAATAGAGGTCATCCAAAGCCTAAGGGCTCTCAGAAGAGAGCTCGTGAAATTAGCGGAAAGGTCTGTGGATATCCTACTGCCTTCCTACACTCACCTTCAGAGGGCTCAACCCATAAGGCTTGCTCACTACTTTCTTGCCTACAGAGAGATGTTTCTAAGCGACGAGCAAAGGTTTATGAACGCCTATAGAAGTGCGGACTGTTTGCCCCTTGGCTCTGGAGCGTCCGCAGGTGTGGACTTTCCATTGGATAGGTTTTATACCGCAGAGCTCTTAGGCTTTGGTAGGCTTTGCAGAAATTCCCTGCAGGCAACTGCAGAGAGGGACTTTATCCTTGATGTGCTGTATGCTTGTGCAGTCTGTGGCATGAGGCTTTCAAGGCTTTCAGAGGACCTAATAATCTGGTCTACGGAGGAGTTTGGCTTTGTAGACCTGCCCGACAGGCTATGCACTGGAAGCTCCATAATGCCTCAGAAGAAAAACCCAGATGTGCTTGAGCTAATAAGAGGCAAAACTGGAAGGCTTTATGGAAATCTTATGAACCTTTTGGTGGTCCTAAAGGGTCTTCCTATGGCATACAACAGAGACCTACAAGAGGACAAAGAACCCCTCTTTGATAGCTTAAGGACTATAAAGGACTGTATTGAAGGTATAACACTTGTATTAGAAGGCATGAGTATAAGGGCAGACAGGATGGGAAAAGCAAGTGGAGGCTTTACCCTCATGACAGACCTTGCCAACTACTTGGTCTTGAAAGGAATCCCCTTTAGGCAGGCACATAAGGCCGCAGGCTCAATAACCGCCTACCTTCTTGAAAAGGGCAAAAAACCAGAGGAGCTTACACTTGAAGAGCTAAGGAGTTTTTCTGAGCTTTACCAAGAGGATGCCTTGGAGCTTTTTAGACCAGATAGGGTAGCAGACAGGAGAAAAACCTACGGCGGGACCGCCAAAGAGGAAATCATAAAAAGACTACAAGTAGCCAAAAGGGAGGAAGGTATGCCATGAAGATGCTTTTGGTTTTTCTTTTGCTTATAATAACTGCAGGGATATCTGGAACTATAGTATTCCTCAATCAGGAAAGGGTTGTGCTTGTGCTTACGCCAACCTTTAGAGATGTATACTACATAGTCCCTCCAATGCCTCTGGGGCTTTTGGTGGTTTTGAGTTTCTTTATAGGTCTTCTTGTGGGATATATCACTGGAGTTATATCTAAATTCTTTAAGTAGAGTTATAGATTGAAGCTATTCCTTTTAGGTGTGGAGCAAGTCTTGAGCAGATAAGATGTTTTAAACAAAGCATATAGAAACTGCCTGTCCTTTATCCGCTTTACCCTATAAGCCACTCTCTTTGGTACATAGCAAGCCTAACTTCTATGGGATATAAAGCTATCTCTTGTATGGACTTTAAAAGACCTTCCTCAATACCGATTTACTTACCTTCCTCAAGATCAATCTGTTTACCCTTTTCAATGCCAATAATCTCAACCTCTTTCTCTTTGGCAATTTTATGTCCTCAGGTCTAACCATTATAGGCATGTGTCTGATCTCCTCTGTTAGCCTTATCCTTAAGTTATGCATTCAGTTCTTGTTTTAAGACTTCCAATATTCTATCAGAGCTTATTAGCTTTTTAATCAAAGCATGTAGAAACTCTCTATCTTTTATTTCTCTTACCTTTTCTGCCAAACCCTCCGGCACATAGCCAAGTTTGCCCTCTACGAGAGTTATAACTATCTCCTGTGTGGATTTCAAAAGTCCCTCCTCAAGACCAACCCGCTTACCCTTTTCAATACCAATAATCTCACCCTCCTGAAAGCCGATCTGTTTGCCTTCCTCAATACCAATCTGTTTACCTTCCTCAAGCCCAAGCCTGTATAAAAGATCCTTCTTCAACTTCCTCTTCGGCAATCTTATATCCTCAGGTCTAACTACTATAGGCATGTGTTTGACCTCCTCCGTGAGCCTTGCCACTATGAGTTTTGAATTAGTCTATGAAATTCTCAGTTCAGTAGACAAAACCTGCATAACGTCCTCAGAAGTAGAAGCCAACTTCTTGGCTAAAGACCTCAAAAACTCCACGTCTTTTATTTCCCTTATCCTATTTGCTATTTCTTCAGGCACATAGCCGAGTTTACCTTCAATTATGGCTATAAGCATCTCTTGTGCGGACTTTATAAGACCTTCCTCAAGTCCGATGTGTTTACCCTCTTCAAGTCCAATCTGTTTACCCTCCTCAAGCCCAAGCCTATACAGAATATCCTTTCTCAACATCTTCTTTGGCAACCTTATATCCTCAGGTCTAACCACTATAGGCATGTGCCTAACCTCCTCTGTTAGCCTTATCCTTAAGTTAGGTCTTAGTTCTGTCAACGTCAAGGCTTTCAAAAGATAGTCTTTTCTCTCTTCCTCGTTCATACCTTCCATTGTCTTTATGAGTTTCTCTATCAGATATGCCTCGTCCTCTACCTTACACAAACATGCCAGTAGCCTATCCATAGGGTCTGGACTTTCCAAAAGCACCTTGCAGTCTATCTGCCTTATGTCAAGTATTTCATAGCTAAAGGTAAGATTTCTAAGCCTTAGCCTTGACTTCATTCTGAGCTTTCTGTTTCCCACATACACAAGGAGCTGTTTTATTGGAGTGTTAGGATATCTCTCCAATATGGCAAGGTAATAGCGTAGCATTCTGAAGGGCATGTTAGGGTCGTTGAAGGATTGGAATTCTATATGCAATACGCTTTCATCCTCAAGCCTTGCCAAGAAGTCCACTCTTAACTCTGTAGAAGGGAAGTTTGTGGGTAGCAGTTCCTTTATGGGTGCTGGTGCAAGTATTTTGCTTAGCCTGTGTGGGATTTCTTCAAAGATGTCTTTTAGAGCTATGTCTTTTGAAGGCACTTAAGGATTATAGCATGTTTTAAGCCTTTGCTAAACTACTCTGGCTTTATTACATCCACACCTAAATAATCTCTCAAGGCGGGAGGCACTATTACAGAGCCATCTTCTTGTTGGTAGTTTTCAAGAATGGCGGAAAGCGTCCTACCTACCGCAAGTCCAGAGCCGTTTAGTGTGTGGACGAAGTGTAGCTTGCCCTGTGAGTCTCTGTATCTTGTATTCATCCTCCTTGCCTGAAAGTCCTCACAGTTGGAGCAAGAGGATATTTCTCTGTATCTTCCCTGAGAGGGAAACCACACTTCAATGTCGTAGGTCTTGGCAGAGGCAAAACCCATATCACCAGTGCACAAAAGCACTACCCTGTAAGGAAGTCCAAGAGCTTGCAAAACATCCTCTGCGTCTGCAGTAAGTCTTTCAAGCTCTTCATAAGAGTGCTCTGGCTTTACTATCTTTACAAGCTCCACCTTGTCAAACTGATGCTGTCGTATTAGACCCCTTATGTCCTTTCCGTATGAGCCTGCCTCTCTTCTGTAGCAGGGAGTGTAAGAGACCATGTATATGGGAAGCTGGTCTTCTGAAAGTATTTCATCTCTAAAGAGGTTTGTAAGTGGCACTTCTGCGGTGGGTATTAGGTATAGGTCATCCCTTTCGCATCTGTATAGCTCCTCTTCAAACTTGGGAAGCTGACCAGTGCCT contains the following coding sequences:
- a CDS encoding arsenic resistance protein — its product is MSFLVKFQSLWVIFAVLLGLYLSRFEAIREVSGYLITPSLVLMLFGLFLGMPLREVLDAYRNRRFFLISLMVNFLITPAVAYLLGYIFLRENTALWIGFVMLLVTPCTDWYLIFTAMAGGNLPLSTSILPVNFFMQVALLPLYLELFFSKEGFVNFWSILESIAFVIVLPLLTAQALRRLRFSERLSFLVNFQSLFLFIAIVSMFASQGQAITHNPFLLLKMLPPLLIFFLFAFLLGIFLGRLLLRSYQNTASLTLTLMARNSPIALAIALTAFENEPLIALALVIGPLVELPVLFLAVRGLLLLKKLSL
- the argH gene encoding argininosuccinate lyase, whose amino-acid sequence is MQKPWEGRFKEKTEEFVERFTQSVSFDKELALWDIKQSKAHVKTLQKAGVLTEEEAQKLLLGLEDIEKDIKEGSFDFKQELEDVHMNIEAELIRRLGEVGGKLHTARSRNDQVATDERLYIKDKLIEVIQSLRALRRELVKLAERSVDILLPSYTHLQRAQPIRLAHYFLAYREMFLSDEQRFMNAYRSADCLPLGSGASAGVDFPLDRFYTAELLGFGRLCRNSLQATAERDFILDVLYACAVCGMRLSRLSEDLIIWSTEEFGFVDLPDRLCTGSSIMPQKKNPDVLELIRGKTGRLYGNLMNLLVVLKGLPMAYNRDLQEDKEPLFDSLRTIKDCIEGITLVLEGMSIRADRMGKASGGFTLMTDLANYLVLKGIPFRQAHKAAGSITAYLLEKGKKPEELTLEELRSFSELYQEDALELFRPDRVADRRKTYGGTAKEEIIKRLQVAKREEGMP
- the serS gene encoding serine--tRNA ligase — its product is MLDIELLRKDPEWVRERLSTRDKAYAELVDRALELDRERRAILKEIERLRAERNAKSKEIGKLKKEGKDTAELEAEVKNLRESIEKYEVELFELETKLREVMLSIPNLPHESVPVGEDESQNVEVRRWGKPRKFNFQPKPHWEIGERLGIIDFERASKLSGSRFSVLLGWGAKLERALINFMLDLHSKKNYKEILPPHLIRPEILVGTGQLPKFEEELYRCERDDLYLIPTAEVPLTNLFRDEILSEDQLPIYMVSYTPCYRREAGSYGKDIRGLIRQHQFDKVELVKIVKPEHSYEELERLTADAEDVLQALGLPYRVVLLCTGDMGFASAKTYDIEVWFPSQGRYREISSCSNCEDFQARRMNTRYRDSQGKLHFVHTLNGSGLAVGRTLSAILENYQQEDGSVIVPPALRDYLGVDVIKPE
- a CDS encoding lipoyl protein ligase domain-containing protein; translation: MWRVLYTGQRPHYENIALDRIMLDLMSEGKIPPTIRFLQFKPECVLVGFHQAVEQEVRFEYTQREGIEVGRRITGGGAIYFDETQIGWEVIATTDQLGNLSYEELTRKICTGVAKGLQKLGIRAEFRPRNDIEVEGRKISGTGGVFEGRAFLYQGTVLMDFNVERMLKSLQIPVEKLTSKGIKSAEDRVEWVKRALGYLPPKEEVFSALLEGLREELNIEFEWGDLTQEEIRLLEEKRDYFRSDDWVYHVKKAPEDSEMLYGIYRCPGGTFRVSAKVDLQSKVLQQVIINGDFFVRPQRLIYDLEAYLKHTPIVDVEKRIREFFSQRDWEGLNLTVDDLVEAVLFPLRKIEGIDLGIEKKRLNNIIASIGGGLIENIEKAKVMLLPYCAKPRWCDYRHLDDCGECGGCTVGDAYRLAYQKGMIPITITSFELLRDTLLWCAQNGYTYIGHCCYEFYEKRYEIFRKASQEGAKGVLFDIVGTTCYSLGVEEEEKAYHGEFTVELDLIKEDLYSSLSIKEDVKEDFGKRELSFDFSPYLADFKPSYYKKPKAVPTPEEDRTRTSMQREVFLGEATIGEEVLSYQQAFETLAKWIRESEKPTLVVGPLLFWDFGDKELQNKARLVRELIEKVGKFNIKALPDYRPKLKNYDPAVEMDPPNPHHAVLHGKHDLTVLVGVHCYRTDFVIRLLKKHTDTKVVSLCGLYGHPTADLSTSFTDAERLETLLKVL